The Myxocyprinus asiaticus isolate MX2 ecotype Aquarium Trade chromosome 4, UBuf_Myxa_2, whole genome shotgun sequence nucleotide sequence GATAGCGACATGATTCCCTCACTGTACTACCCAAGACCCTCCTTCCTGCGCTGGCCTAACTGGGTGGACAGTGGCCTTTCTGAGGTGAGACAAAACCCAACTTTTGCAACTTCTCTCAGTTTAACCATCTATTGATGGACAAACAGCTTTTTTTGTTGACTTTTTagttctttttaaaaataaattaaatttgtagCATTAGAAaaataaagtcaggtacagttTGTATGAGTTAGTTTGCAGTTGCAGTGGCAATCAGACAGTTTcctaaaataatttactcaccctcgtgttgttccaaatgtTGTttatgtgttccacggaaaaaagaatgtcatacaggtttggaatgacatgagggatagtgaatgatgacagaatttaattttttgggtgaactatctcttcagTGCTATAAGACatttgtgtgaacttgaggggaagtgacggtaacactttacattaatatcCCCTTAGTTAAGGATTTATAAAGGggctcattaatgactaataagtcatttacaaatgcattacaaatcatttatatgcagttaatGGGCAACTTTCATCTAATACTTGCCAAATACAGtaatgagcattttaacttacacgttgtaaatgcttaattaatacacttattcatacttctaTTATGAATAAGTTCTATTATGGCAAATCAATTATGGCATACTTCTATTATGGCAAATAAAATGCCGTAATacatgatttatgtcacagtgTAGCAAAATAGACAATAGTGAGATTAAAGTCTGCTttatgttgtcactttccttgtcacataatgtcaaaagaatggtcctagttacctaaagtcctctgcaaacacttttcaggtcttcatgctcattcacagcatactgtatatcatcTATTAAAGCCTGTCGACCGTTAAAACATACTTAACTTTTATATATAGGTTTTGcaaatgttggcaactccttaataaattcttTACATCTGTTCACTTTagattaaggtacattttcattggTTAcgactaatgttgaataagtgctattaagcatttataacatgtaatgtaaaatggctcactatttggcaggtattgcatgaaagtcaccctttttatgcatgttgttataaccacatatccatgaattataatgcatttgtaaatgattaTTCATCATTAATGAAACCCTTAATAatcaattttgtaaaaatgtaaaatgttagcgAGGTGACTTCATACTTCCACATAAAATTAACCGTccacattttcataaaaatcacaCTGATACCAGTTGGTTTAAAGTAATTGAAGTGTgttctgagaaaatgtctagcatcatttgtttacagatatacttggtttgatataatcagatgcaatgacattcatacatttttaagtgtggcttaagtgtacaaatactttttgcggacactgtactgtatattatggCTGATGTTTATTTATAGCTGTCTTTCTCACTAACGGCTACAGTCTGGTTTATTCTAAACAATTATCCCATTGGATAAATACCCCAAGCATTTTTTCCATGACGATAGCTTTGATGAACTCGCACTGAAGCGTAGCTACAGCTATTATATTTATGGaaatatatttaagaaaataagcCTGTTTTAGAACCATCAATATTTTAattgtgacatttttattttcttcatgaaaattaagcaacatttaaattgaattaagCACTCTTCAAATTCTTAATAGGCCATGTTGGATCTCATtctcattattttttgtttgtgatTTTATGCGCTAATGGAAAAGATTAGACTAATCAAGAAAGAGGAACATTAATTAAAGCTGCAATATTTCTGTCtacaatgcaaaaacacattattaTTGCATTATTGACTTATTACTGAATGTTTCCAATTGTGTTTCCTTTAAGATGAAATTGGAAAAGGATCGTTTCTCAGTAAATCTGGATGTAAATCAGTTCGCACCAGAGGAGCTGTCGGTGAAAATCAGTGGAGACTTCCTTGAAATTCATGCCAAACATGAGGATCGTCAGGTAAAAATTTACCAGAAGTCTCTTGACAACTcttaataatttgtacaagatggccAAAATGATATTGGACATAGAGAAAATGTCAGATTgctacaatacaggcatcacattttaactagcttcctatccaacactttattttaagaaaggaaacatcagtgaaGAAAACTGATAACTCATTCCATACTTAGTTATGCAAataactgatgtatgtcaataacctaaTATGCTTCTCTCATCTTTTTAtaaaccccaatgttttctttcttccgtgggacACTAAAGTTCTTTCCTATTTaattcatggttaggtttagggattgggTAAGCTGTTAGATGATATGGTTAGGTTAAGTTTGGGGTAGGGGTTAAACATAGGGAAAAATCGTAATAACTTTATTCATTAACAATTAGTTTGTTTATTGTTCCCTATGGGAGTAGAAGTTGTATGCTTTAGTTTGAGCCAACCTGCACGATTTCTTACCATTTcaccatgagaccaggttgaaattaACTGTACATGAGTAGTTCATTCTGCAACCCAATACCTTATGCAACCAGGTCCTCTTACTGGCTTTATTATTTGAAATCTGCATGTCATCACCAAGTTAACAAACACTGTACATCAAACTGGCCTTGTGCTACAAGTACAAAATGAATTAAACAGAGTGAATGATGCATGAATCATTATCACCTGTTCATGAATTTATAGAAGAGATCAGATGTTGTACTTTGCCTTGCAGGACGAACATGGCTTTGTCTCACGGGAGTTTCTTAGAAAATATCGTGTTCCAGCTGGTGTGGACCCGACCTCTGTCACCTCCTCCCTGTCTTCTGATGGGGTTTTAACAGTGACAGCTCCACGCAAGGAATCAAAGATCCCAGAGCGCACCATTCCCATCACCCGTGAAGACAAGCATGCCGTGACTGGCCCTCAGAAGAAGTAAAGCTGCTTGACTTCCATGTTAcaattttgtgttccttgtcttTCTCAGCTGTATGTTCAACTGTGCTCCTGCTACATTTATCCTTTACTGATCAATCTGACCAGGATAGAGGGGAATAACTTAATATACCCCCTTGTTATTGACATGCCAATCAATAAAGTTGTTTTTGCTACAGAAGCTTAGGAAGAATTGGCTATTAGATCAAAACTACATCAACTGAGAAAATAGAATCAAGCTGTAAATGCAACTTCtccatcagtggttctcaacttcgTGACCAAAAAATGGATTTCAGGCAGGGCCttttctagctataagcggttTAAGTGGTCACTTATGGCCCCCGAGCCACCAGGGCCTCCGagtaggattttgcttagggcccccatatgctcagaaatgaCCCTGATTTCAGGTTTATTCTGACTGGGTTGCAGAAAGCAGGGAAAAATCAATGCTAAATGCTACTAATAAAatacaactaaccatataattgtacATAATTATAATAGCAAATAGTAAATAGGCTTATTCACTTTTAAAAGGGCGTTGTTGATATCAAAGGCTGTGTGTCCAGTCAAACTCCACTGTATTTTAGTGCACATTCGCCTTTCATTTGGTCAGAAGCGTgccagatgccaacatggacaggttgcgtgacatgccctcatccttgaaaaACCATGACCAAAAAATACAACCCAGACAACATTAAATGTGGGTTCagtgaggataaacatggtttgtattGACCACAGTGTGTTTTGTGCAGTGACTTATTGGATGCTGAGTGCATTAAACCATCGAAATTAAAGAGACATTTAAAAACCAAACACCAGTTgtttttacttttgtacaataagcAATTTTTGGTTCTGTGTTGGGTCGCCATTTGacgtccaatgtaaaatctgcatAGATCCTGAAACTAAACAAGTTGCGAACCACTGTTGTAAATGAAATACACAGTCACAATAAAGTATTGTCGCTGCTGGTGAGACTAGGACAGGACTCTCTGCTACCAGACAAAGGGGCTCTTTTATATTTTGCAACCAGTCTATGCCAGTGGCTGCATGACAAAGTATTTGAGGTTTTGAGTGTAGGAGTGTAGGATTTTTACATGTCATTTATTGAGAACAAAGATACAATGGCTCAAACCATCGTGTTACATTTTTGGATCATGTGccaaaaaaaattgaaaagaaaaaactgcCATATTCCCTCATAATTAATGTTCATTGGTTGATTCCCTGCATACTTGCATTATCATATATCCAAATGAGCTCAATAGAGAAATATTGGCTGTTTATTCTATACATTGCTGATGACTTTGTGGTTGGAAAAGAacatgcagtttattttttttgtttattgatggatttgggacatattcttaaaaaaaaaaaagaaaaaaaaaagacctttctCTATTAATTACGTATTGGGCTGATTTGTGGGTATTAAGGCCATTtatgattggttgtctgttgctaaacaactcGCCATAACATTCGAGTAGGCTACTGCAGTGCAATTCAGGGTTGCTAACCCCCTTGTGAACCCTAAGTGTGAAATGTTGGCTAACCCAGAGAGTTAAAATAAGTGTAAAGCCATTTGGCTTCTGGTTAAATGTAAAGGTAAAGGTGCCAAGAGGTGCCAAGAACAGGTGCTATACAATAAAGAGAGTCCTGTGAACATGAAGAATGAGGTCATAAGCAACTGAAAGAGTTCATTAAGGTTTTGAAAGTATGGTGGCATGCACTATGTCTATGCACTAGATCAGAGGTACACAACAGGTGGGACTCTTGTTGTGAGATTTCCCAAATAATATATGAGCTTGCAGTCATAGCGCATTTGAATGTTATTCTCCAAGCACTGAATTAACTTATTAAtgtcaataaataataattaataaattctgtGGCCATTCAAAACCAGTGTgacctggcttttttttttatttcaaattcaaaataaaatgtttcattttcaacAATGTGGGTCCTGTATGTCAATTTATTaagttaaaatatatgtatagcCTAATAAGTTCTTAATTTAATACTCTGTAGCCTAATAAGTTGCTCTCCATTTTGTACTCTGAAGGGGGTCTACGGActgatatataaaacatatatacatttctttttaataaaatataaaactaatcaTTATATTTCAAAACTTAGTTATAGTgcactgtgtttttttttaaattattattattatttatggtgTAAGGAGACAACCTCTTATTACTTTTGGTTGATTTGGTTGCTCCTATAGAGCAtaaaaccatcattaaaattttgttTATCTCTCTCTGTCAGACAATACAGGGATGAAATTAATCCAGGACATTGCAAAGAAAGTAAAGGTAGCTACGCAATTGAAAAACTGTCAACATTATATAGTATAAGGTAATAATGTTGCttatattataacatttttaaaaatgttgtaaaatgatttaaaaaaatttataatatatagGCCTAGTATATGTGTATTAGATACACTTAGAATATttacataataataaattatataattataaaagatCTATTactaattatatatactgtacattctaaacaacaatgttttaatatttataataatataataatgttataaaatgactttacttttaaCTATATAGATGATGCACTAAAATGTtataaacaaacagaatatgtCAAGCATGATTCAGGGAAATTCAATGAAGTTGAGactgtgctttttttattatatacaatCGACCACTCACAGAAGTCAGTGTTGGATATGTTCAATGAAACATTGTGACTCTTGAAGCTGGTTTCGTTTTAAGAGTGATGAAGCAGTTTCTCAGCAACAAAGCTTCAGTCTGTCTCTCTTACACTCCTGTTCTGAGGCATTGAGGCCTATCTGTTTTTTCTTCATGTCGATGTTCTTTGAAGTCCAGTCTGTAGCAGGAATTTGGCACACCTTTTGTGTGTGGAGGGTCCAGTTCTGGTTGGTGGCCCGGGAAGCTTCTCGACTCTCTCTTTGGTGCTGATAAAGTGGAAATGTCAGGTTCTTTACaaggcattattattattattttaataaattgttcacAAAAGCTTACTTTGATAAACTGGCCGACCTTCATATTTGTTATAGCTGGAATTATATGTGGTTTCAAAATAGTGGGAGAACTGTGGGGGGAgaaaaaatgtgtattattttattaagcaCAAAATTAATTAGACACTAAAgacacaataaaaatgtatgaatgtcactgcacttaaagaaagatagcacaagcacactttaaaaaggataattcacccaaaaactaaaattctctcatcattttctcaccctcatgtcatgccagatgtgtgtgactttctttcttcagcagaacacaaatacattttttttttatttcagatttgtaggtccatacaatgcaagtg carries:
- the LOC127439911 gene encoding alpha-crystallin B chain-like, whose product is MDIAIQHPLFRRSFWPYFFPSRIFDQHFGEPISDSDMIPSLYYPRPSFLRWPNWVDSGLSEMKLEKDRFSVNLDVNQFAPEELSVKISGDFLEIHAKHEDRQDEHGFVSREFLRKYRVPAGVDPTSVTSSLSSDGVLTVTAPRKESKIPERTIPITREDKHAVTGPQKK